Proteins from a single region of Sinorhizobium alkalisoli:
- a CDS encoding acyltransferase family protein — MRAVAILPVLLFHAGLPGTPGGFIGVDVFFVLSGYFMARIILSDLDRGCFSVKQFYVRRIRRILPALAAMIAVSSVAAWFLFMPQEFLYFAKSVGASALFISNILFRRESGYFDLASDMKPLLHTWSLSVEEQFYIIFPVTLLLSYKHARRWIPLILISAILLSFGVGLWAVLHAPAKAFYLLHFRIWELLIGALVAAAPPAKFATFTSRTLTVVGLACVLVPVCLYSPELPFPGAYAAVPCLGTALVIYSRCEGGLIAGFLSNPASVFIGRISYSLYLWHWPIIVFSRHAVGHSLTGGWILAVLVASFTVAYLSWRFVEQPARYGKIADSHIAVFAFSGCAILTAIAFAFVVNKFDGLPQRLPKDAWRLYQATHDRSQFYSKRCFADTNGSGLTPDQIRKGDLCRVGASSGEPQFLVWGDSHAAAIAPAIDAAARRTGVSGLFVGRASCPPLPNADFGPSAAVKRCVDHTSAVMSLIEQRQFAFVFMAAYWPKYVHRAELPGQGIYFDPHVEPSTADWSAPVRASLETTLAKLTHQGTRAILVMDVPEMGYDVPEALARASITGGSLDIAPSLAYTNKRQALARRVLQQTAKSVGALVIDPLGAICDAQRCHAIRDGVVLYADQDHLSAKGAESLAPLFYSVLSQTLSRETVFAPN; from the coding sequence ATGAGAGCCGTTGCAATCTTGCCTGTGCTTCTTTTTCACGCGGGCTTGCCAGGAACTCCGGGCGGCTTCATCGGCGTAGATGTCTTCTTCGTCCTTTCCGGCTATTTTATGGCTCGCATCATTCTAAGCGACCTCGATCGAGGCTGCTTCAGCGTGAAGCAGTTCTATGTTCGCCGGATAAGACGTATTTTGCCAGCCTTAGCAGCAATGATAGCGGTCTCCAGCGTCGCGGCTTGGTTCTTGTTTATGCCGCAAGAATTTTTGTATTTCGCCAAAAGCGTGGGTGCATCCGCCCTATTTATCTCAAATATTCTTTTCCGCCGTGAAAGCGGATACTTTGATCTAGCTTCTGATATGAAGCCTTTGCTTCACACCTGGTCTCTATCAGTCGAAGAGCAGTTTTATATCATCTTCCCCGTCACTCTCCTCTTGAGCTATAAACATGCGCGTAGGTGGATACCTCTGATACTAATTTCCGCGATACTTCTATCCTTTGGCGTCGGTCTCTGGGCTGTTTTACACGCTCCAGCAAAAGCATTCTATCTCCTTCATTTCCGTATTTGGGAACTACTAATCGGAGCTCTAGTGGCGGCTGCGCCTCCAGCAAAATTTGCAACATTCACGTCCCGAACGCTGACGGTGGTCGGCCTGGCTTGCGTGCTTGTGCCCGTATGCCTCTATTCACCCGAACTGCCTTTTCCCGGAGCCTATGCTGCCGTGCCCTGCCTGGGCACCGCCCTCGTGATTTACTCCCGCTGCGAAGGAGGATTGATAGCAGGATTCTTGAGCAACCCTGCTTCGGTCTTCATCGGCCGAATTTCTTATTCTCTGTATCTGTGGCACTGGCCGATCATCGTATTCTCTCGCCACGCTGTTGGCCACAGCCTCACAGGCGGCTGGATATTGGCTGTTCTCGTAGCATCTTTTACCGTGGCTTACCTATCGTGGAGGTTTGTTGAACAACCAGCGCGATACGGAAAGATTGCGGATTCTCACATAGCCGTGTTCGCCTTCAGCGGTTGCGCGATCTTGACCGCAATTGCTTTCGCTTTCGTCGTCAACAAGTTCGATGGCCTTCCCCAGAGGCTGCCTAAAGATGCATGGAGACTCTATCAAGCTACACATGATCGGAGCCAATTTTACTCGAAGCGGTGCTTTGCGGATACAAACGGTAGCGGCCTAACACCGGATCAAATACGAAAGGGTGATCTTTGCAGAGTTGGAGCCAGTTCAGGCGAACCACAGTTCCTGGTCTGGGGAGATTCCCATGCCGCCGCCATTGCGCCGGCTATTGACGCTGCGGCACGCAGAACAGGTGTTTCGGGTCTGTTCGTCGGGCGCGCATCGTGCCCACCTCTCCCCAACGCAGATTTCGGCCCTTCTGCCGCCGTAAAGCGTTGTGTTGACCACACCTCTGCCGTCATGTCCCTCATCGAGCAGAGGCAGTTCGCGTTCGTATTCATGGCGGCCTATTGGCCGAAGTATGTTCACCGAGCAGAGCTTCCGGGACAGGGCATCTACTTCGATCCTCATGTCGAACCGTCCACTGCAGATTGGTCCGCGCCGGTTCGCGCGAGCCTAGAGACGACCTTGGCCAAACTTACCCATCAGGGCACGCGAGCAATTCTGGTCATGGACGTGCCGGAAATGGGCTACGACGTCCCCGAGGCCTTGGCACGAGCCTCGATAACGGGAGGCTCGCTCGACATAGCGCCCTCCCTTGCGTATACAAACAAGCGTCAGGCTCTGGCGCGGCGCGTCCTACAGCAAACGGCCAAATCCGTGGGAGCGCTTGTCATCGATCCGCTCGGTGCAATCTGTGACGCCCAGCGATGCCACGCAATCCGGGATGGCGTGGTTTTGTACGCGGACCAAGACCACTTATCGGCGAAGGGCGCTGAAAGTCTCGCGCCCCTTTTCTATTCGGTATTAAGCCAAACGTTATCGCGGGAGACAGTCTTCGCGCCCAATTGA